DNA sequence from the Gouania willdenowi chromosome 21, fGouWil2.1, whole genome shotgun sequence genome:
GAAAATCAAAGAGCCGGGGTTCGGGCCCAGAAGGCTCGTAATGATATCCCTGTATCCCTCATAGACTCAGTGCCCACCCACGGAGCAGAGAACCCCGGAGAACCACTGGACGATGCAGTGGTGTCCACCTTACAGGCTCTTGAAGCTCTCGCTGCTTCTGAGGAACCAAGTCCAGCACAGTCGGAGAGCAGTGCAGGTCCTCCATATACTATTGTAACATTCATCCATTAACACCACATATGTTTCAGCCATTCACTTAtgatttgttgtgtattttttttctaataaagcccattttgttttatgtttccaTTTGAGAGTATTGTTTCATTCATACAAGACATTGTGTTATCGAATACGACTTTCATTCATTTTACATCCTTCTGTTTGTCTAATCATCTGTTTGTAAAATACCTTATAGAAGTAAATTTTTGTCAATCATTTGGCAGATGTGTCAAACACAATGTAGATTgttcaacattttgaaaattattaatattattatttattatactgTACGTCAAAATACTGAAGTGCCAAATATCAGTGACTGCATTATCTGTTACTTACAGACTGGTAATGTGAATGTGATATCCTTGCATTTAGTTTAATAAAATCACacttatcttcttttttttttaaaggaaattatATTTCTTATCCCTCCCACTTGTACTGAGATCAATTTGATAACTACTAAACATTGAAATACCGCACCTGATTCTTTGGACTTTTGATCTGTGGATTAGGGTGACGCATATTTTCACTTGGATTAGAATCAGAAGTCCTGAATTATATATGTTGCTATGGGATTTACAACTGTCGTCAGAAAGGATAGAAAACATCTCAGAGACACTTTGGAAAGGTTATAGTTCCAGCAATCCCAGGATTACTACTGTAAAACATACTgtatcatcagtagggtaaaattAACTTACAACTACTTGATTGAAGCTCACATTTACTATCTCAGGATCAAAAAGCCACAGCACTATATGAATAGTGGCTGCCAAGAGCCAATATTCCCTGCCAGAGCAATTCAATGCAATTGGTTTTTCCTTCAGGGACATAATTTTATGGTCTATGGATATTACACTTTTGAATATTGGCTATATCAGAAAGCTGCTCATGTTTAAGCATTTATCAACatcatgctttaaaaaaaaaaaaaaaaacattttcctctagagatttttttttaactaatttacagtatataacaaTTGAATTCATCCTGATTGATTTATATGAGTAGTAGTAgtcaaatacatatttttattcattcccCGTGGGCAACATTTGGCCAATACAGTAGCTCAACAGCATATAAAAGACAGCCAAACTGAGTATTACGAACTCTATATACCAAAACAATGAACTGGAAatatacatattaaaaaaaaataacatagcAAATTatgctttagtttttttcccttgTAGCTGTAAATGTTTGCCAACAGcataattttgtatttatgcTAAAATGCATTTAGATGAGATTTGAtgtagttatttattataattacaccctttgattgttctgtattttatattGCAATTAAGAATTCATTTCACTCAGACGACTTGTTTAACTCTGCAATATATTCATGTGCATCAGATTAAGTTGTTGATGCGTTTGTCTCTCTGTGATACACAGGTGTAGAAATTTCACGAGCATTTAGCCCCGAGTCCTCGGATTCTGGCAATGAGACAAACTCCTCCGAGATGACAGAGAGCTCCGAGCTGGCCACGGCTCAGAGGCATTCAGAAAATCACCTGAGGCTGCATGTAGTAATGGCAGAAGGATATCACGTTGCAAATGAGGACAAGTCCGAGGTGAGTGCAGCTTGTGATGGTGGAGCCACGGCAATGCACTACAACCCAGCAGAGAGTCAGGAGGAGGATGCGCAATCGCCTGCTGTTAACTCCCCTCAGATATTTCACCCAGATGGTGTTGAAATGGAGCCAGAGACTATGGAAATTAAATCAGTTAGTGAATATTTCACTAAGCTGCATATGGGTCCTGTCATGAGCAAACAGAGAAGAAAACAAAGAGAGACCGAGAGCAGAAGCCAAGAAGAAACCTGTGAGTCCTCCATCAGGTCGCACACACCTTCTCAGGACACTAAGGACAATCCTCCTCATCTTGTTGGAAAGTACAATGCTTTCACTGTGAGAGACTCCTATTACATGAACCAACTTGATCTTGGGCGCACTCACTTCAATGACAGACATCAGAAATGGCAGCAAAGACTGCCTGCCAACAAAATGGCAGAGACTCTCACTCCAGAATGTGTGAATGACTCACAGGCTTCCCACGCAGACAGGTTGACAGTGAAGGGAGAAAAACAGGACTTGGATGAAAAAAGCCAACTCATTTCGCAATCCAAAGGCCCTGTCAACACAGAGGGTGACGCTGCTTCGCAGGTTCATGAGCTACAACCAGTGAAGCTTCCATCAACAGAGCAAGATGTCACATGCTTGTATGAATACCATGTGAATAAGCGCATGTCATCAATACAAAGTGAAGGCATTCATTCCCTTCAAAGCTCACAGTGTTCCTCTATCGATGCCGGCTGTGGCagtggcagcagcagctgtgccaCGCCAATGGATTCTCCACATTGTGCTGCAGACAATATGCATGTACTCTCTGAGTCTTCACTCAAAGGGCTGAGTTATGTAACGGCAGAAGAGAAAGCTATTGGGTCCCAGGGGCCTGGGAAGGCTGGACACCCCATAGACCCCACTCTGTTGAGGAAGATTCATGCAGCCACGAGTGCAGAGCCAGGCTTTGGGATTGGTCGGGATGGCCCTCACCGAACACCCAAGATGAAAGAAACGACAGGTAACGCTAAAGAAAATTGCAGCAATTTGTATATTGTTCCattaaaatatcaatatcaaATGTTTTATCACCTATTCATAATGGCTTCCAGGCCTATAGATGGTATCTATTTGATTCCCAGGGGTTCACTTAAAGCAATTGTTCACTAAAAGCAATTGTTTCTCTGGGGTTCACTTAAAGCAAATGGATACGAGGTGGTATATTTTGCTACCCTTAGATAATGCTAGTTCCACGATTGTACTGTTGTTACAGTCAGATACTGTATATGCTTATGTCTGAGAGAGGTTGTGGTCTTAACTTTTTTCTACAATCAAATCagggttatttatttgtttatcctaattattatatacttttttttttcttaaagggtaactaaacctcaaacccatttttttttccactgaaaacaaatgtatggaGTAGTGTTAACATTTTGGTCAAAGTATATCAATTtggcgtattttgttgtaaaaatggaAGAGGAACTGCCTTCTATGGGTGGAAATCCGGTGATTACAATAAATTTTCGCTACTGGcggagaatggtggtttgtgacattttggtacCCCCGCCCCTTCTAAGAAGACTAGCATCTATTGACTGCAATTGGTGGCAAGTAGGTTGGATTGGGAGAATTGCAAATAAAGaagtatagtgagtattgagtaggtagttaacatagcatagagagtttgttggagattttatagtatagactagggctgggcggtatgacgAAAAACGCATATCacagtatttttctaaattctaacggtttcacAGTATGtgacggtatttttttttcatgcataatcaggtgttcacagaaTTTTCTATTGGTTGAGAatcataatcagaatcagaaaagtttattttgacgagtacagtttaaaaaaaaaaaaaaaaaacagcacaatggctctttgccgctagcttagctttagcattagctttatttctatctttaaatgctgcatactcagtgatgtggtggtttcttatggtgaataaggtagcgttttgtttgcagatacaccaggacttatttccgccttataggaattacaaacaACGATCCTTTGCtcactttttttgtgtattgctgctgacatgctaagctaaccgtgccttcGTGTCcttgagtgttgttctcctgtagcagaggcatgtgcatgcaggcacatgctcacatgcagcttcagagctttcaattgtgtctttcttatccatttacacgtatgatttactcCGTAACTAACAcaagagcgctactgtttaccttcctatttagaagtgcaacgttgaaaagggtccaGCCTGAAACGCGGCGCAGCGTAGTGTTCCGAAAGTTGTGTTATCAAATACACCAGTATggtggtatattaaaaattaatatcataacaaaaatatataccggtatttcaAATTTTCAGCCTAGACacacgtcagccaaaacctcggggtttagttactttttaaactattaGCATAGATAGTGTTGTCATGCTTaacagttcttttttttcctactaCCCCTAGTGTAGCTTGCACACAACTGAAGAAGACATGGAAAGAGTCACCTTTAGCTCTCTGTAATGAGAACACCACCACAACCCTGTTACCGTCATCATTACAAAGTAGCACAGAGCACAGCGGGGTAATACCAGCTAAGCCAGAGCCCAACCCACATGCCCAGACTTTCCCCTCAAGCAGATCTTTACCTGACTCTACAACTGGCAGCCTCAGGAAGCGACGCAGGGTTCGGATGCCCCAGAGGAGATGGAGCACGTTAATGCCAGGATCCAGGAGTTTAGAAGCACTGCTAGAGAAGACCAAAGCCACGCTCACGAGGAAGACAAATGCTCAAGCTTTGCAGTCTCAAGATTTCCCAAAAGTCCAAAAAATTTTCTCGGCTCAATCATTGCCGAAGAGCTTTTTGCAAAGTTCACTTGTCTCCAATGTGTCAAGGAGACAGCTGGTGAGAGGAACATCGATGTTGCTGCCAGAGTCAACAAGACCTAGGCTGGATGAAGGCATGTGGAGGTGCCACGGATCGCTCAGTCACTGCTTCAGTCGTAGAAGGGTAAACACTTCAGATGATGATGAACATGGGCAGCATCCCTTGCATACTATGGTCTCTGACGGCTCAGTTTCTTTCAGAAGCAAGAAAAACACTATCTCAAAAGCCAGCGCTAAAGCTACGCAGAGCCACATAGTTCCAGTGCTAAGTGACATGAGCTTAAAAGCAAGACTAGCTTTTATAAACTCAATGAAGGGAAAAACATACAGCCTTCACACAGGGTTTGCAGTTGCAAGGAACGATGCCTTAGAGATTATTAGCATGTTGCGGTCCACTGCGAGCCACTTGTCTAAAAGTGACAGGCCAGAGGCCAATAAGGCTGACATGGAGACGTTCACCCAGCTGCTGATGCTGCAAGCCAAAGTGCTGAACAGCGCCTGTAGTCAGATGGCCACAGAGTATAGCAGCCCAGAAGAGTTGCTACTCACTCTGACACACAGTTTCCACACCCTCTGCTGCCTAATGCAAGCCTGCCTGTCTCTGTTGGAAGGCCTGAGCACTGAGAAAGAACGGCAAGGGGTGGTCACCAGAGTGGACGAGGTCATTATGAACTACGCGTGTCTGTTGAAAACTGCAGAGGCAGCTTCAGGAGGCTCCCCGTGTGACCAAAGTGTGATTACTTTAACACATCACTCTACCATCATGTCTGCTAATATAAATACACTAATTGACTCACTGAATTCACTGCTCGACAAAAAATCACTTATTTTGTCCTAATTGTTAATTTCGAAGCCATATGAAGGAGACGTGGTtgttagaagaagaaaaaacttgCCTTGTGTATACAATATTTtaatatgtataaaaaaataagaataaatacacttttaaaaagattataataaaatgtctataaaaaaaacaaaagaccaACTTCCTGAACTTATAAACTTATTATAATATGTGGATTATTTTAAAGATCTAATGAATATAGTATAAGGTTTACCTTTTAGATTCATACAACTGTATTCATAACTTGttagtaaattatatatatatgacttgaGACAAAtcactgcacaaaacaaaatgtggtGGGGGAAACCCCAATAACACAACTCTTTCGTTTGCTAATGTCACCTAATTTTATGGATACTTTGCACAATGCACCATTGCATACGTTTTGTCAACATcattaaaggatttaaaaattCTAAATGGTCTTGACTgaagctttttgttttattgtacagtATCACTCTGCACAATGTTTTTGCATATTGCCTACATTTGTGGCTCCCGATAGTTCAAAAAGACTGGAAAATGCCTTTAGTCTTTTGAAGTCACAAAGTTCATTGACCTTTGTCTAGTCATGTAGGGATAAATTATGGATTTTTCTCCCTatcacttaaactggtgtggtaccactttatttaattactattattatcattactatGATCTATCGCAATTTCAAGCTAAAAATACGATTTACATGGAATTATAATCAGTAAAGCGCATTATATTGCTGGATGCTTTATACAATTTACATATGACATATgttttagtagtagtagtagtagtggtaataataataataataataataataataataataataataataataataataataataataactttcttcttttttaatctttaaatgaTCATGAAGAGCATGGTTCTCATCAATCCGGATAGGTCAAAGTTTTGGGCCAATCGCAGGTGAATGTTGGACTGCCTGCAGTCATTGGGCCACCATTTGAGATACCCTTTAATACTGGACCTACTTTGGGATTACAGACACAAGCTTGAAGAGTTACATATGTATGAATATTCACAATGAGGAAGTGATACAGGTTAAATATACAGAGTTGACTTTGTCTTGCACCTGTTACTTTCATCCCTTAATGTCTTAGACTGATCTGCTTCAGTTTGTTCAGTGCTCTGCTGAAGTTAACAGCCGACACTAAACGTCTCTTTTTTCATGATGTTTTTCCAATTGGTGAGTACGATTTTCTACTTTAtggtataataataaaagtgtttttggtAATATTACATGTTTAGATTTTAGAGGATGATGCCATAATTGCTATAATGAAGCTTAATATTAAGTGCTTCCATAGTGATTAAAGTTAagattatattgtatttttatatgtaatttatttgatttactaGTTGTTCACCTGCACATATTACTAAAAGACAAATGTATGATTTTGTCTAGTTGTCTATCAGTCTCCTGGTGAGCTGGCTCTGCCTTTCAATAACTGGCATCAGCTACCCCAAAACACTGCCATGTGACATCAGCAACATCACCAATAGCAGCGAGGTGATAGTGGATTGCACAGAGAGAGGCCTAAAGAAAATCCCTCCCGGCATCCCAGGAGAAACAACCAATCTGACGCTCACCATCAACCACATTCCATTGTTAAACTCGAGCTCCTTTCAAGGTCTGGAAAACCTGGTTGAGATTGACATGCGGTGCAACTGTGTGCCCATCAAGATAGGTCCCAAGGACCACATGTGCACCCACAGTGTGAAGATCGAGGAAAAGACATTCACCAAACTTGAAAATCTACAAGCATTGTATCTTGATGGAAATCAACTGGAGAGTATCCCCAAAGGCCTGCCAGAAAATCTGATCCTGCTGAGTTTGGAAGTgaatcacatttttcaaatattcGAGGCAAACCTCTCAGAAATCAGAAATATAGAGATACTTTATCTTGGTCAAAACTGCTATTATCGCAACCCTTGCAACGAGTCCTATGCAATAGAAGAGAGTGCTTTTTCTCAATTGCACAATTTAACGTTGTTGTCACTCAAGTCAAATAATTTGTCATTCATTCCACCCAGGCTACCAACATCTTTAAAGGAGCTATACCTCTACAATAACAACATACAAAAAGTCAATGATAAAGATTTTAACTACCTCACTAACCTTGAAATTCTAGACATTAGTGGAAATTGTCCTCGGTGTTACAATGCACCCTTTCCGTGCACCCCATGCCCAGACAACTCACCACTTAGTATCAATGAGACAGCTTTTCACatgttgaaaaaactaaaaactttaCGCTTGCATAGTAATTCATTAAGTCATGTCCAACCAGAATGGTTCGCTAACACTAAACAGCTCAGAGTTCTTGATCTGTCATCAAATTTCTTAGCCAAAGATTTAGGACTCACTCACTTTCCcaaatttcttttaaaactaaaagaatTGGACCTTTCATTCAACTATGAACTTCAAAGGTATCCCGAATCACTGAGACTGAGCCAGAGTTTCTCCTCTCTAAAGTCTTTGAAAATTCTCAGACTGAAGGGGTTTGTATTTCAGCAGCTACGACACAACAATATTGATCCCTTAAAAGCCCTTCCTAACTTGGAAGTTCTAGATCTGGGAACAAACTTTATTAAAATAGCAAATCTAAGCATGCTGATGGAGTTGAAGAGCTTCAAAATAATAAGTCTTTCAGACAACAAAATATCTTCACCCTCTGATGGGCACAGTACAATTGGTTATTCTATAAGAGAGCCCTTGAACTGGTCACCCCTTTCGGCTTCCAATAAGTACCAATACAATGAAGTGAGAGAGATGCACTATTTTAGATATGATGAATATGCACGCAGTTGTAAGTATAAAGATAAGGAACTTGGCGATATTGCATCCCTTGTCAAAAAGGAATGCAGTCAAtttggaaaaactttggatgtGAGCAGaaacaacattttctttttgcatccaacatttttaaatcttaaaGAGCTGAGATGTCTCAATCTGTCTGGAAATGCAATGAGCCAAAGTCTGAATGGCTCTGAATTCACACACCTGACTCAGTTAAAGTATTTGGACTTCTCATCAAATCGCCTCGACCTGCTCTACTCCACTGCTtttgaagaattaaaaaatCTGGTCATATTAGATATAAGTAATAATAACCATTACTTTGAATCAGAAGGTTTGACACATATGTTAAACTTTaccaggaatttaaaaaatctcaaGGTACTGCTAATCAACCACAACCAAATCTCTGCATCAACAAACACAGAGATAGAGAGTCAGTCCCTCGAGAAGTTGGAGTTCAAAGGCAATCGTTTGGATATTTTGTGGAAAGATGGAAACactaaatatgtaaattatttcaaaaaacttTATAATCTGACAGTCCTCGATATTTCCAGTAACAACCTTCATGAGATTCAACCTCAAGTGTTCAGTGGTCTGCCAGACAAGCTGTCTGAGCTCTAccttaaaaacaataaactgaACTCCTTTATATGGAAAAATCTATGTTATCTGCATTCACTACTAGTTCTAGATCTCAGTGGCAACAGCTTAACCACTGTCCCACCCATGCTGTCGGACTGCACCACATCTCTCAAGAAGCTAATTTTGCACAAAAACCAAATTGTCAAACTCACATCAGATTTCCTAAAGAATGCATTCAATTTGAAATATTTGGATCTTAGTTACAATCACATTCAGAATGTTGAAGAATCCAGCTTTCCTGACAACGTTGTCAACCAGATGGATATGTTGCTTCTGCACAATAACAGATTCCACTGTTCATGCAATGCCACTTGGTTTGTCAAATGGCTCAACAAGACCACAGTGACTATTCCTAAACTGGGCACAGATGTTACCTGTGCCAATCCAGGGGCACAAAGAGGTCATCTTGTTATCTCAGTTGACTTGCTAGCATGTCAGCACAATGGTCTGTCAATCATTCTCTACATCCTTTTGACTTCCCTCATCCTCAGCTTTCTCACAATGTCCATCTCAAGCCATCTTTTCTTGTGGGATATCTGGTACATCTTCTACTTCTTCAGGGCAAAGCTCAAAGGCTATCGGCACCTCACCTCCAAGAGTACTATCTACGATGCCTTTGTCATCTATGACAAGGAGGACCAAGCGGTGTCAGAGTGGGTGATGAAGGAGATGTGCTTTCATCTTGAGAAACACGGAGACCACCCTCTGACACTCTGTGTTGAGGAAAGAGACTGGATTCCTGGATGTCCCCTGATTGACAACCTCTCCCAGAGCATCTATCGGAGCAAGAGGACAGTGTTTATTCTCACCAACAAATATATTAAAGGAGGAAAGTTCAAGACAGCTTTCTACATGGCCCACCAAAGATTAATGGATGAAAAAGATGATGTTATTGTCctgatttttttagaaaaaacatgTTGCAATTCAAAATATCTGAGACTACGAAAGAGGCTGTATAGTCGATCTGTGATGGAGTGGCCATCAAACCCTCAGGCTCAGCCTTACTTTTGGTTCAGTCTGCGAAGCATGTTGGCAACTGAAGGTCAGAAACAATACAACAACCTTTTCAAAGAGACACTGTAGCATAAACATTACAATGATGAAGTTTGTTCCCTTTTTTGCAACTTCTGCAATATTATCAAAGACTGCATATTGGAAAGTACAGTGTGGACTTTTTTATTGATAGTGAgtacaaaatatttttgtaattattttactaTGCATATCAATtagatgtttttattgtcaacCAGTGTAATATGAAATAAAGCTGCCAATGGTTACAACTTGGTGATATGtgggtttatttttaatttatctttgAAGATATAGTCTTgttctgtttattatttatgtattttggtgAGGATCTGTTAGAAAATTGAGGAACTtgaatgtttagttttagttggTTCTGATTGTGCTTTCAGttctttcagttaaaaaaacagCATAACTTTCCCTCCACTCACATGTCTTCAGCTTAAATCTTACATGATTAATCACTTATCTTTCGGCAGTCAAGTCTTTGATAGGGAcctaatatatattttcaagtATAGATATGGAAATCCATCCAATGAAACCTAACTAGTTCTTATATGGTTTCCAATTGAGGTATACTTGGTCAGTGTTAGTTTCAGCAATCCTCTCTTCAGTCAGTTTATGTCTGGGTTTCTCTGTAGGTCTGGGCTCATGAGTGTTTTAAAAGACTTTTATATATTTCAAAAGAactgaatacttttttttagattaaatagGTCCCATCATCTATCCCCTACATCTGTTGGCCATCGAAAATGCAGACGTTTGCATAAAGAGGCCAAATGGTTGTGTAAACTGGTGATCAGtccatgacattttttttgaaaatgcaaagattaaatgtttttatgagtGAAAAACAGTTAATATTATGTCACAACAGACACACTTCCAGTTAAAATTATCACCACCTGAACTAATACACTGTGAAAAATACTTCCCGGTGTATTGACGACATTAGCAAATAGATTAtaatttactaaaatgtgattttaacaacttcctttaaaggggacaaatcatggttttaaatccttcctttttagatataaatcatacagttgtggtctatataaagcggaactgcactgcttgggtctgaattcctcattattatagctccccagaccccttttctaccccttttctgatgtgcttctaagagcaactcgttttggtgcggtctctttaaatgcaaatgagacacttcaaaccccgccccctctccaggttcaactccaccctgctcggccatttttgtagtttgatagaagggatacgattatgtagcggcgcagaaaaagtttattcacccgttatttacacaatgtcaacaacggaagacttgtccatccagctttacatgtttgagccagagtcggacccagcggagggagatgaaaatgaagatgatgaacctgcagaaccctaacaagtgagctaacacaagcaccgagctaacgctagcgccaagctaacgtcacgaaatgcattttaatacagtcttttcggagacaaaaacggcaaaatgaaatgacaaatgaaaactttagacttaaattaaaccacgtaggccatatcatcaaggatctaaaacgagcacacagcgctaacatatgaagacggtgcaacttggtaaatggtaaatggactagatttatatagcgctttatccccacactgaagcagtctcaaagcgctttacatatcagctcattcacccaatcactctcacattcacacaccagtgggacaggactgccatgcaaggcgctagtcgaccactgggagcaacttagggttcagtgtcttgcccaaggacacttcgacacatagtcaggtactgggatcgaacccccaacctctcgatcagaagacgacccactaccacctgagccacggtcgcccaacttctaatgctaacaaaacaatgacagggacgtcttatcatcacactttttagcgttatttacagcttaccgaagtgctctgttcgtcgtctccaaagacagaaggaattgaaccctcaatcagacaaagtctttcggcaaatccttctttatactggcggaggttgctgaagcagtcatccttgaagtgcttcgcgcacacaaaaatgaccttacccatagatgtgggtacatttctgtgaaaaataaaactcaaccaggcactttgaaaaggttctgatgctgggagactttgtaatgaagcgtgtgggttactacatccaacaaccaaacattttgatttctcctctcgtaacttctgcatcctggagcttggactacaaaataaaagcgagaaataaaaatggcggattgctcgaagtgttgggcctggagtcgatgtcctaatttggcagttccgctgacgttattgttcaaaaaacgtaatagagaatcaaaaaatcgaaacagattgaaaaatatggccaaaacagaatataacgatatcaacggagcacctgaagagactaatttgaacttttctgtgcttctaaacaatctaaatatacatcaaaatgcatttaagggctaaaaaagtggatttagcatgatatgtcccctttaattaaAAACGTTAAAAATACTGGGTGGCGTTTCACTATTTTATTACCACAGCCAGAGTGGCGCTTCCTCTTCATGCTTTTGCACTGTTATGGTTATGatattgtaaaacaaaaatggagGATAGTTGCTTATAATTTACATTGACTTTGTGTTTTCATAATTGCATCTATCCTACTGATATATGTGTCACCATGAGGGGCAATAGCAACACTAGGAATGAATAATAAAGTACAAAAAGTTGCATTTGCATAGCTTTATTTTTGGTATTGTgtgagttttttgtttgttgattttgtcatctctctcttttttttttttacttagtgctattttcttttttttattgcctaCCTTCCCGCTTCATCTGGTGCTCTCTGCACCCTGCTTCCTGATCACGCTTTGTTATCCACAAACCAACGTTTCATGAAAAGGAGAAGTGAAAAGGGtgctcttcttttatttctacaTATATCGACTCAACTAACACGCAGACAGTCTGATTCCAGTTTGTTTCCCTTTAGTCACATGAGATTTCATGTTAGCGTTTGAAAACTACGGACGAGATTAAAATGTAAGATGTTTTGATCTTATCTTCAATTTTACAGGATGGACAGAGAACTTGTTTTGTTAACAGATATTctctttattaaaatgtgtaccTGAAGCTGTTCAAAGTGCTAAAGAACCATCAGGTTTCAAGGCTGGCCTCCAGGGACTGCTAGAGAGTAGTACAATAAAATAACTATGgtgagtagttttttttaattaccctttatttttcaatttttattttgttttgtggtttATTTATCTAATATAAGATGATCTTTGGGTTGTCCAATGATGTAATTATAGCTTTCCTCTTACAATTGTGCAAAAAGGCAAAAGATTATTTACATTACAACCTgaacaaatgttgtttttctttcttttgttaaaGTGCTGTTATTATggatgtaattgttttttaaggACACTTCTCTGTACAGATTTAAAATGTGCttcaaaatgtttcctttcAACGCAACTGCGTTTTTGATTCTATTTAGCAC
Encoded proteins:
- the LOC114455182 gene encoding FERM and PDZ domain-containing protein 4-like isoform X6, with amino-acid sequence MRRDPVLGFGFVAGSEKPVVVRSVTPGGPSEGKLFPGDEIIMINDEPVSSAPRERVIDLVRYDITQRSCKESILLTVIQPYPSPKSAFISAAKKAKLKTNPVKVRFAEEVIINGQVPETVKDNSLLFMPNVLKVYLENGQTKSFKFDSNTSIKDVILTLQEKLSIKSIEHFSLMLEQRAEGSASKLMLLHEQEMLTQVTQRPGAHKMKCFFRITFVPKDPVELLRRDAVAFEYLYVQSCNDVVLERFGSELKYDTALRLAALQMYILTINTKQSQKVSLKYIEKEWGLALFLPPAVLSSMKEKNIKKALTHILKTNQNLVPPGKKLTALQAKVHYLKYLSDLRLYGGRVFKSILMQGEKHTEVTLLVGPRYGISHVINTKTNLVALLADFSHVNRIEMYTEDENRVRVELHVLDVKPITLLMESIDAMNLACLTAGYYRLLVDSRRSIFNMAKNTNSKETGLATKAKQNYQAIECTYSTPHKGCDERNNQRCSQEYSDQECEYMDYGSCEPVYITELHQPKHSVHMSERAECCRIPCTQTYLNVPRPKPQDSSRNAKVSFIFGDPPLDSVNPQNLGYHRLMDEGTEILDNHSPLYRHLEDDYKMMDVMEDGYPYATKIFGSPECIEEPLLHDICYAETTDDAEDEDDVSCDEDLVISNIDKPALLALSGSSDDIIDLTSLPPPPEGNDEEDNDVLLHSLNMAIAAPPPGFRDSSDEDENQRAGVRAQKARNDIPVSLIDSVPTHGAENPGEPLDDAVVSTLQALEALAASEEPSPAQSESSAGVEISRAFSPESSDSGNETNSSEMTESSELATAQRHSENHLRLHVVMAEGYHVANEDKSEVSAACDGGATAMHYNPAESQEEDAQSPAVNSPQIFHPDGVEMEPETMEIKSVSEYFTKLHMGPVMSKQRRKQRETESRSQEETCESSIRSHTPSQDTKDNPPHLVGKYNAFTVRDSYYMNQLDLGRTHFNDRHQKWQQRLPANKMAETLTPECVNDSQASHADRLTVKGEKQDLDEKSQLISQSKGPVNTEGDAASQVHELQPVKLPSTEQDVTCLYEYHVNKRMSSIQSEGIHSLQSSQCSSIDAGCGSGSSSCATPMDSPHCAADNMHVLSESSLKGLSYVTAEEKAIGSQGPGKAGHPIDPTLLRKIHAATSAEPGFGIGRDGPHRTPKMKETTACTQLKKTWKESPLALCNENTTTTLLPSSLQSSTEHSGVIPAKPEPNPHAQTFPSSRSLPDSTTGSLRKRRRVRMPQRRWSTLMPGSRSLEALLEKTKATLTRKTNAQALQSQDFPKVQKIFSAQSLPKSFLQSSLVSNVSRRQLVRGTSMLLPESTRPRLDEGMWRCHGSLSHCFSRRRVNTSDDDEHGQHPLHTMVSDGSVSFRSKKNTISKASAKATQSHIVPVLSDMSLKARLAFINSMKGKTYSLHTGFAVARNDALEIISMLRSTASHLSKSDRPEANKADMETFTQLLMLQAKVLNSACSQMATEYSSPEELLLTLTHSFHTLCCLMQACLSLLEGLSTEKERQGVVTRVDEVIMNYACLLKTAEAASGGSPCDQSVITLTHHSTIMSANINTLIDSLNSLLDKKSLILS